ACAAAGGAGGCATTGGAATTCGTGGACCAAAATAAGGATAAAGTCATAAAGGCAGTAATTAAACCTTAATAATGAAAGAGCAAGCGGTTACTCCGAGAGCGATATTAATAGGGGCGCTTCTCATTCCCCTTAATGTTTATTGGGTAACCGTGATGGAGGTGAGGTGGTATACCTTAGATGGTTCCTGCCTCCCCCTCTTCATCACTCCAGTGTTTTTTCTCTTCACCCTTGTGGTATTCAATCTCTTCATTTACCACAAGGGTGCCGTCCATCCTTTTTTCCTCTTCTTCCTTTTCTCCCTGTTTGACCTTCTCTGGGTAATTGTTCTTGGCTACAACACGCCGCTTCGCCTTTACCAAATACTGATTTTCCTCGCTGTTTTTGATTACTTTCTATATATCTTGCCTAAACGGGTCAATATCCGTCCCCTAAACGGTGGAGAACTGCTCGTAATTTACATAATGCTCGTTATGTCCATGACCATGGCGGGGCACGATACGATTCAGAACCTCTTCGGCGTCCTCGGTCACCCTTACTACTATGCCACACCGGAAAACAAATGGAAGAAGTTGTTCTTCAAGTACCTACCGAAATGGCTCTTCGTGTCAGATAAAGAAGCCCTGGAGGCTTTCTATGGTGGAGGCGCTACCCATTACCTTCTACGCCATTTTCACATCTGGGCTAAGCCTCTATTTTATTGGAGCATATATGTTATGGCTTTGGTCTTTATGATGCTCTGCCTCAATGTGATGGTGCGAAAGCAATGGACGGAGCAGGAGAAGCTTTCCTTCCCCATCATCCAGCTCCCCTTGGAGATAGCGAGGGGAGGAGGTGAGGTTCCCCTCTTCAAGAACCGCCTTCTATGGGTTGGTTTCGCCGTTGCCTTCGTTGTCGGTTCAATTAATGGGATAGCATCACTCCTCCCCTATATCCCTCGCCTCCCCGTAAGCGCTTGGGACCCCGCTAACGACTTGGGGCAGTATGTAACGACTTCTCCTTGGAACGCTATAGGTTGGACTCCTTTATCAAAATATCCCTTTGCCATTGGTCTTGCCTTCTTCATTCCAGCCGACCTCTCCTTCTCCTGCTGGTTCTTCTATGTCTTTAGAAAGCTCCTTCAGGTTTTGGGAAGGGCAACGGGTTGGGAAGGGTCTATGCGTGGTTTTCCCTTCTTTGGTGAACAAGCCTCCGGGGCTTGGCTCGCTCTTGCTTTAGTGGCGCTCTGGGGGACGAAGAGCTTCCTTTGGGGAGTTATAAAGAAGGCTTTCGGCAAGGGACAGCTTGACGATTCCGGGGAGCCCATATCCTATCGCACTGCGGTAATCGGCTTCTTCCTCGGCTGGGTTGTCCTCTTAGTCTTCGCCTATAAGGCGGGGCTCGCCATTTGGGCAGCGCTGATTTTCTTCACGATTTATTTCCTCTTAGCTTTGGCTATGTCAAGGGTAAGGGCAGAATTGGGAACTCCCCACGAGATTTACTTCGTCAACCCCGAGAACATTATGGGAACGCTTATGGGCTCAAAGTTCATAGGAAAACAGAACTCAACAGTTCTTTGGTCCCTCTATTGGATAAATAGATGCTATAGAAATCATCCAATGCCTGCCCAGCTTGAAGCCTTTAAGATGGCTGATGTCGCCAGGATTGAGCAGAAACGGATACTTTGGGTCATCTTCTTTGCCACCTTCCTCGCCCTTCTCTCTGCCTATTTCTTTAACCTCTTCGTCTGCTATGAAGATGGAGCACAGGCTAAATGTATGGGATATAAAAGTTGGCTCGGTTGGGAATCCTTTAATAACTTGGCTGATTGGATGAACTACGGCAAGCTAGTTGAGAAAGATAGAGTTATAGCCTTCTCCATCGGATTCATATTCGTTATTCTACTGCGAATAGCGAGATGGAATCTATGGTGGTGGCCATTTCATCCCGCTGGCTATGCCCTTGCCGTCTCATTCGCTATGGATTACTTCTGGTTCTCCTTCTTCATCTCCTGGCTCTTGAAGATTATCATCCTGCGCGCTGGGGGGATGAAGCTTCACAGGAGGGCGATACCTTTCTTCCTCGGGCTCATCCTCGGTGATTATGTTATAGGCTCGATTTGGGCTATCCTTGGTCCCTTCGCCTTCCTACAAAGAATCCAATTCAAGACGTTCATCTGATGAGAATCGGGATACTGGGAGCTGGCTCTTGGGGAACCGCGTTAGCTTTTCTTTTAGGGAAAAAGGGAGAGGATGTCCTTTTATGGGCGAGGAGAAAGGAGGTCGCGGATTGGATTAATGATAAGAACGAGAATCGCTTCTATCTTCCCGGCATCATCTTACCACTGAATATAAGGGCTACGATTGAGATTGACGAAGCGGTTGAAGGGAAGGATGTTATAGTCCTAGCGGTTCCCTCTTTCGCCATGCGGGAGGTTGTAGAGAGGCTTTCCCATTGCGATATAGGGAGTGCTATTGTTGTGAGCGCTGCTAAGGGGTTGGAGGAGGAAAGCGGAAAGAGGATGTCGGAGGTCATCTTGGAGATTATGCCTTCTTTGAAGGAGAGGTTACTCGTCCTTTCTGGACCTAATTTGGCGGGTGAGATAGTGAGGGAGATTCCCACGACGAGCGTTGTTGCGGGAGAAGAGAGCCTCTCAAGCTTCGTTCAGGAGCTTTTCGCAACTCATTATTTCAGAGTTTACAGGAACGAGGATATAATCGGGGTGGAATTGGGAGGTGCTTTGAAGAACATCATAGCGATAGGAGCGGGTATAAACGATGGGTTGGGATTCGGAGATAACACCAAATCGGCTTTAATGACGAGGGGATTGGCGGAGATGATAAGATTGGGGTTGAGGTTGGGAGCATCCCTTCAGACCTTCTTCGGATTGGCGGGATTGGGCGATTTGGTAGCGACCTGCGCGAGTCCCTTGAGCAGAAACAGAAGATTGGGAGAGCTGATTGCAAAAGGAAGGAGCTTGGAGGAGGCTAAGAGAGAGATTGGGCAGGTGGCAGAGGGCGAGCCAACGACGAGAGCGGCTTATAATTTGGCTATGAGTTTGGGTGTGGAGATGCCCATAACCTGCGAGATTTACAATGTCCTGTTCAAGGAAAAAGACCCACGCCAAGCTGTGATAGACCTAATGACCCGCCCCTTAAAGGCTGAGAGATATCCCTGATTATAATTCCATAATAAAGGATTTACTATAAAGATTTCTCATTAATTCCCCTGCCCGATAATCACGGAAAAAGCAAGAGAAATCAAATCTTGAGACAACATCTCTATCGCTAATGGGTTAAAATCCCTCTTCTTGGCTTTTTAGGACTTCATGAGAATTGTGTTTCTTGAAACGCCAAAACTTACTTTGTCGCTTCTACTCCGATTCTATTTCCACTATTTTCCTTCTCTTGGTTTCGCCCCTGATTATCCTTACTTTTCCTCCGAAATGGCGGGAAAGAAGCCTGATAATTGCCTCGTTTGCCTTGCCCTTTTCCGCTGGCTCCTTTACCTTCACAACCAATGGTTCTCCCTCTATTATCTCCTCTTTTCCTGCGCTTGGAATTACTTTAATCTCCAATATCCTCTTCATATCAGTTATAATTTTAACGAGATAAAATGCCCTTATCTATTTCCATCTTCAATAAAGAGAAGAGACTCTTTCCCTTCCTTCTTTTATTGCTATCTTCTCTTGTTTACTGCCATCCCAAAGTTGCCATATTCTCTCAGCCCCTTTTCCCTCGCTTCGGAGCTAATCCCTCTCTTCATCCCCGTTC
This sequence is a window from bacterium. Protein-coding genes within it:
- a CDS encoding NAD(P)-dependent glycerol-3-phosphate dehydrogenase yields the protein MRIGILGAGSWGTALAFLLGKKGEDVLLWARRKEVADWINDKNENRFYLPGIILPLNIRATIEIDEAVEGKDVIVLAVPSFAMREVVERLSHCDIGSAIVVSAAKGLEEESGKRMSEVILEIMPSLKERLLVLSGPNLAGEIVREIPTTSVVAGEESLSSFVQELFATHYFRVYRNEDIIGVELGGALKNIIAIGAGINDGLGFGDNTKSALMTRGLAEMIRLGLRLGASLQTFFGLAGLGDLVATCASPLSRNRRLGELIAKGRSLEEAKREIGQVAEGEPTTRAAYNLAMSLGVEMPITCEIYNVLFKEKDPRQAVIDLMTRPLKAERYP
- a CDS encoding DUF167 domain-containing protein, encoding MKRILEIKVIPSAGKEEIIEGEPLVVKVKEPAEKGKANEAIIRLLSRHFGGKVRIIRGETKRRKIVEIESE